The genomic stretch CGCAGATCGGGCACTGACCCATGGCCGAGGAGCCCGGGCGCCGACGGTTCTGGCGACGTCGCGCACGCGCCGGTGACGCCGGCCGCATCGCAGGGTCCGGCATTCGACCATGGCAATGGCTGCGCGCCCATCGCGAAGGGGTCCTCGCCGGAACGGCGATCTTCATTCTCGTGCTCGGGCTGCTGTGGGAGCGTTGCGGTGTCACCGGCTGCCCGAACGTCGAACGGCTGAACTCCTATCAGCCCGGCGGTGCGACCGTTCTGCTCGACTCGGATGGCGCGCAGTTCGCCGATCTGGCCCCGATCGACCACGCAGTCATCTCTCTGGATTCCCTCCCCGATCATGTGCCTGCTGCATTTGTTGCGGTCGAGGACAAGCGCTTCTACGAGCACAACGGCGTCGACTACCGGCGCGTGGTGGGTGCGGCACTCGCCGACATCCGGGCGGGTGGATTCGTGCAGGGATTCAGCACGATCACCATGCAGCTCGCGCGCAACGTGTGGCCGGAGCGGTTGCCGGGACAGAACCGAACGCTGCGCAGGAAGATCCTCGAGGTGCGTGTCTCTCGCGACATCGAGGATCGTTACGAGAAGGATGAGATCCTGGAGCTGTACCTGAACCATATCTACTTCGGGGGCGGCTCGTACGGCATCGAGGCGGCGAGCCGCAACTACTTTCGCAAGCCCGCGTCGCGTCTGACTCTGGGGGAGGCGGCACTACTCGCCGCCATGCCGAAGTCACCGACCCGCTACAACCCGCGCCGGTTCAGGGAGCGCGCACGGGACCGGCGTGACCTCGTGCTGTCATTGATGGAGGCGCAGGGGGCGGCGAGCCCGGATGATGTCGCGGAGGCGCGGAAGTCGGGCCTCGGCGTGGGCGCGGAGCCACCGGCCCGCCGCGACAGTGCCGTGACCGCGCCCTGGTTCGTGGAGGCGACGCGACGCGTTCTCGAGGACCGGTTCGGCGAGGGTGTGTACACGTCGACGCTGCGCGTGCACACCACGCTGGTGCGCGCGGCGCAGCGCACAGCCGAAGATCGGCTCGAACGGCAGCTCCGGCGCATCGAGCGCGGCGCGCTGGGCGAATACGACGGGGGTCGCTACCGAACCGACGAGCCACCAGCGAACGGCATCGATTACGTACAGGGCGCGTTCGTGCTGATGGATGCGGCGACGGGCGATGTGCAGGCGCTCGTGGGCGGTCGTGATTTCACGCACTCACGGTTCGATCGCGCGACGCAGGCGCGACGGCAGGCGGGGAGCGCATTCAAGCCGTTCGTGTTCGCGGCCGCGATCGAGGATGGCTACGCACCGAGCCAGCTGGTTTCCGACAGTGTTCTGCGACTGGAGCTGTCGGGCGGTGAGGTATGGGAGCCTCACAACATGGGCGGCGAGTTCGATGGCACGGTCACGATCCGCGAGGCGCTCGTGCGATCGAAGAACGTACCGACGATCCGTCTCGCTGCGGATGTCGGCCTGAACGTTGTCACGCGTCTCGCGCGTCGCGCGGGCATTCGCAGCGAGCTGCCGTCCGTGCCGTCGATCGCGATCGGAACGGCGGGTGTCACGGCGCTCGAGCTCACTGCGGCGTACACGCCATTCGCACGGCTCGGCACGGCCGTGTCGCCGCGTTTCGTAACACGTGTCGAGGATGCGGATGGCCGGGTCGTGTGGGAGCAGAAGGTCCGCCCGCGCGAAGTCATGGACAGTGCAGTGGCATTTCTTATCACGGACATGCTCGAGGAGGCGGTCGAGCGCGGGACGGCCCGTGAAGTCAGACGCGCCGGCTTCACGGGTCCCGCGGCGGGAAAGACCGGGACGACGGATGACGGCGCTGACGCGTGGTTCGTCGGCTACACCACGTCGCACGTGGCGACCGTGTGGATCGGCTTCGACCGGCCGCGCGCGATCGTGGAGGACGCGACCGGCGGTCGCCTGGCCGCGCCCGTCTGGGCGCGGGTGATGAGCGAGCACGCGACGGCCGGCGTCTGGCCGACGCCATCGACAGTCGTACCACACCCCGTCGACCCGGAATCCGGGCTGCTGCTTGTGGAAGGATGCGAACCTGAGCGGGGCGAGGCGCGCACCGAGCTCTTCGTACGTGGCGACGAGCCGGCGAGCGCGTGCCCGCAGGGCGTGCCGGAGGTGCGTGAGCGCGGCCTGCTGTCACGAGTGGGTGGCTGGTTCGGCCGTCAGTGGCGCGGGTTCAGCCGCTGGGTGACCCGGCACTTCGGTACGGAAGAGCCGCAGCGGACTCCGCGTGAAGGAGATTACCTCGGGGTGCCGCGACTGCCGCGCGCCGCCGAGCTCAGCGAGCCACAGGTGGAGCCGGACACGTTCAGGCGTCC from Longimicrobiales bacterium encodes the following:
- a CDS encoding PBP1A family penicillin-binding protein — protein: MAEEPGRRRFWRRRARAGDAGRIAGSGIRPWQWLRAHREGVLAGTAIFILVLGLLWERCGVTGCPNVERLNSYQPGGATVLLDSDGAQFADLAPIDHAVISLDSLPDHVPAAFVAVEDKRFYEHNGVDYRRVVGAALADIRAGGFVQGFSTITMQLARNVWPERLPGQNRTLRRKILEVRVSRDIEDRYEKDEILELYLNHIYFGGGSYGIEAASRNYFRKPASRLTLGEAALLAAMPKSPTRYNPRRFRERARDRRDLVLSLMEAQGAASPDDVAEARKSGLGVGAEPPARRDSAVTAPWFVEATRRVLEDRFGEGVYTSTLRVHTTLVRAAQRTAEDRLERQLRRIERGALGEYDGGRYRTDEPPANGIDYVQGAFVLMDAATGDVQALVGGRDFTHSRFDRATQARRQAGSAFKPFVFAAAIEDGYAPSQLVSDSVLRLELSGGEVWEPHNMGGEFDGTVTIREALVRSKNVPTIRLAADVGLNVVTRLARRAGIRSELPSVPSIAIGTAGVTALELTAAYTPFARLGTAVSPRFVTRVEDADGRVVWEQKVRPREVMDSAVAFLITDMLEEAVERGTAREVRRAGFTGPAAGKTGTTDDGADAWFVGYTTSHVATVWIGFDRPRAIVEDATGGRLAAPVWARVMSEHATAGVWPTPSTVVPHPVDPESGLLLVEGCEPERGEARTELFVRGDEPASACPQGVPEVRERGLLSRVGGWFGRQWRGFSRWVTRHFGTEEPQRTPREGDYLGVPRLPRAAELSEPQVEPDTFRRPLGVPIREEPLPDTTADSIRADTLGPLRDTIRLDTLVLPVPDSIRPPVRDTL